The Macrococcoides canis genome has a window encoding:
- a CDS encoding HAD family hydrolase has product MKLVAVDMDGTFLNDNNGYDEVRFRRIYDMMQRNHIRFAVASSNHPAYLKQFFDGYNDIIYIAANGAFLEYDGMYQYKAMKQQDAGKVISRLINADYEFVVSAENNAYIHRTASDDYRTMIHPYYPDIKVFSESNEVSESVLKITVTGTADEVSKLMELLPPTIDCVYSGALCIDITANADKAHMLQVVMEQLNVSSDELAVFGDGDNDIEMFKLSDHSYAMANASHKVKSFASAIAPSNNENGVLYVLEQKIKQI; this is encoded by the coding sequence ATGAAATTAGTTGCTGTAGATATGGATGGGACTTTTTTAAATGACAATAATGGATATGATGAGGTCAGGTTTAGACGTATTTATGATATGATGCAGCGCAATCATATTCGTTTCGCTGTGGCGAGTAGTAATCATCCTGCATATTTAAAACAATTTTTTGATGGATATAATGACATTATCTATATAGCAGCTAATGGAGCATTTCTTGAGTATGACGGAATGTATCAGTATAAGGCGATGAAACAACAAGATGCTGGTAAAGTCATCTCTCGATTGATAAATGCAGATTATGAATTTGTAGTTTCTGCAGAAAATAATGCTTATATTCACCGAACAGCATCTGATGATTATCGGACGATGATACATCCTTACTATCCAGATATAAAAGTATTCTCTGAAAGTAATGAAGTCAGTGAATCCGTATTGAAAATTACAGTAACGGGTACTGCTGATGAAGTTTCAAAACTGATGGAATTGCTTCCTCCAACTATAGATTGTGTCTATAGTGGAGCACTCTGCATCGATATAACTGCCAATGCAGATAAAGCACATATGCTTCAAGTAGTGATGGAACAATTAAATGTAAGTAGTGATGAGTTAGCTGTCTTTGGTGATGGAGATAATGATATAGAGATGTTTAAACTGTCAGACCATAGTTATGCAATGGCAAATGCGTCTCATAAAGTGAAATCTTTCGCGTCTGCTATCGCACCTTCTAATAATGAGAACGGTGTACTTTATGTATTAGAACAAAAAATTAAACAGATATAG